Proteins encoded within one genomic window of Candidatus Hydrogenedentota bacterium:
- a CDS encoding DUF4080 domain-containing protein → MIDIILTTLNARYSHTAFGLRYLWANLGPLQQRAVMREFIIGQEPLEIVEALLLERPRIIGIGVYIWNVDAVTRVVEVLKSVAPESIVVLGGPEISHEYEESELFQRADYLVRGEGEVAFRELASALLAGRVPGEKVIEGNPPELSELALPYSAYTDADIAHRTLYVETSRGCPFKCEFCLSSLEPCVREFPLAPFFGAVEALMARGARQFKFVDRTFNLREERVLAILDFFHARLREGMRIHFELVPDRLSPRTLTRMADFPAGVLRLEVGVQTFNPQTQEAISRVQDMDETIATLRFLREQTGARLHADLVLGMPCETWDSIRDGFDRLLAVRPQEIQVGILKRLKGAPIARHAEPHKMVFSSLAPYEVIQTATLDFEHMQRLKRFARYFELYYNSGNFPASLDALLKTPPSPFDAFMAFSDRLWASLGRTHGINLARLCEAIYRHLIGTCGVSPETASLAVQSDYRRVHGRTEKLAFF, encoded by the coding sequence ATGATAGACATCATTCTCACCACGTTGAATGCCCGTTACAGCCATACCGCGTTTGGTCTCCGGTACCTGTGGGCAAATCTTGGCCCTTTGCAGCAACGGGCGGTCATGCGGGAATTCATCATCGGTCAAGAGCCCCTCGAGATTGTGGAAGCCCTCTTGCTCGAACGGCCGCGCATCATCGGTATTGGCGTCTATATCTGGAACGTCGACGCCGTCACGCGTGTGGTCGAGGTCCTCAAGAGCGTCGCACCTGAATCCATAGTTGTGCTTGGAGGACCCGAAATCAGCCACGAATATGAGGAGAGCGAGCTGTTCCAGCGCGCCGACTACCTCGTTCGCGGCGAAGGCGAGGTGGCGTTCCGCGAACTTGCGTCCGCCCTTCTGGCAGGACGCGTCCCCGGCGAAAAGGTCATCGAGGGGAACCCGCCGGAACTGTCCGAACTGGCCCTCCCCTATTCCGCGTATACCGATGCCGACATTGCCCACCGGACACTCTACGTCGAGACCTCGCGGGGGTGCCCGTTCAAATGCGAGTTCTGCCTGTCGTCCCTTGAGCCATGCGTGCGCGAGTTCCCCCTAGCGCCGTTCTTCGGCGCGGTAGAAGCGCTGATGGCGCGCGGCGCCCGGCAGTTCAAGTTCGTCGACCGAACCTTCAATCTGCGCGAAGAGCGTGTTCTCGCCATTCTGGACTTCTTTCATGCGCGGCTTCGGGAGGGCATGCGGATTCACTTTGAGCTCGTGCCCGACCGCCTGTCCCCACGCACCCTCACGCGCATGGCGGACTTTCCGGCCGGGGTGTTGCGCCTCGAGGTGGGCGTCCAGACCTTCAATCCCCAAACCCAGGAGGCCATATCGCGGGTCCAGGACATGGACGAGACCATTGCCACGCTGCGTTTCCTGCGTGAGCAGACGGGGGCGCGTCTGCATGCCGACCTGGTCCTCGGAATGCCCTGCGAGACCTGGGACAGCATCCGGGACGGGTTCGACCGCCTGCTTGCCGTGCGCCCGCAGGAGATTCAGGTGGGGATTCTCAAACGGCTCAAAGGCGCCCCGATTGCCCGGCATGCCGAGCCGCACAAGATGGTGTTTTCATCCCTCGCGCCCTACGAGGTCATCCAGACCGCAACCCTTGATTTTGAGCACATGCAGCGCCTGAAACGCTTCGCGCGGTACTTCGAACTCTACTACAATTCGGGCAACTTTCCAGCCTCTCTCGATGCGCTCCTGAAGACCCCGCCATCGCCTTTCGACGCGTTCATGGCGTTTTCGGACCGCCTCTGGGCCAGCCTGGGGCGAACCCACGGCATCAACCTTGCACGCCTCTGCGAGGCTATCTACCGGCACCTCATTGGCACGTGCGGCGTCTCCCCTGAAACCGCCTCCCTCGCCGTACAATCCGATTACCGCCGCGTGCACGGGCGTACCGAGAAACTCGCCTTTTTCTGA